The sequence TGGCATCAGCGCGCGGTCGGCAAAGCGCGGCACGAACAGATTGCCGAGCGTGGCGCCGATGCCGAATAATGCGAGGAAGAACGGAATGGTCGCGGGGCTGACCTTGGTGACCTCGATCAGCGTTGTCGCAAGATAGGTGTAGACGGCAAACATGCCGCCAAAGCCGATGGCGCCGATCGCCAGCGTGATCCAGACGCGGCCGCTTCTGAGGGCGCCGAGCTCCCGCAGTGGATCCGACCGGCCCGCCTGGTCGCGCGGCGCGAACAGCGCGCACAGCAGCACCGTGAGCAGCGCCAGCACCGACACGAGACCGAAGCTCGCGCGCCAGCCGACTGACTGTCCAATCAGGTTGGCCAGGGGCACGCCGATGATGGTCGCGCAGGTCAGGCCGAGCATGACCTGGCCGATCGCCTGCGAGCGGCGCTGTTGCGGAACCAGCGAAGCCGCAACCAGCGCGGCGATACCGAAATAGGCGCCATGTGGCAGCCCCGACAGGAAGCGTGCCGCGATCATCCAGCCAAAGCCGGGTGCAAGCGCAGTGAGCGCGTTGCCGAGCGCGAACACGGCCATCAGGACCAGCAGTTGCGTGCGCCGGGCGAAGCGCGCACCCAGCACCGCGATCAGCGGTGCGCCCAGCACCACGCCGAGTGCGTAGGCACTGATCGCGTGCCCTGCGGTCGGCTCGTCGACGTGGAGGTCGGCGGCGAAGAACGGCAGCAGGCTCATCGAGGCGAATTCGGTGGTCCCGATCGCAAAGCCGCCCATCGCGAGCGAGATCAGAACGATGGCGAGGTGAGGGGGATGAGCGGCCGCGGTCGAATTGGCGCGGGGCGAGGTCGCGAGAGGCGAGATCGTCATGAGTCCTGCATTGCTGGCGTCAACGGGAACCAGCCCAGCGAACGTCGCCATCCCTGCAAGATTTATCCGTCGTACTTAAACCCGGATCAGTTTGCGTCAACACGTAAGGCGCAGCGCAAGGCAGGTCGCATATCAGCGTCCCGATTTGCGTGTGCCAACGATTAGCCGGGTCGCTTCGACCGCGGAGCGGGTCTCTGCTGCGAAAAGTAAGGATTCGCGACGCAACTCGCCGAGCGCCCGACGGCGAGAAACCTGCATTGCTCGAGCGAGGTGTAGCGGCAGTCGAAATAGCCCACCTGGCCGTAGATCTGCATGCACACTGGATAGCTGGGATCATAGGTCTGCGCGCGCGCCTGCGCGCTCACGAAGAGCGTACCGGTCGCAATGAGCGCAAGCCAGGCGCTGCGCATCTCAGCGCGAGAGCAAGGTGCCCGGCGCCAG is a genomic window of Bradyrhizobium sp. CB1717 containing:
- a CDS encoding MFS transporter: MTISPLATSPRANSTAAAHPPHLAIVLISLAMGGFAIGTTEFASMSLLPFFAADLHVDEPTAGHAISAYALGVVLGAPLIAVLGARFARRTQLLVLMAVFALGNALTALAPGFGWMIAARFLSGLPHGAYFGIAALVAASLVPQQRRSQAIGQVMLGLTCATIIGVPLANLIGQSVGWRASFGLVSVLALLTVLLCALFAPRDQAGRSDPLRELGALRSGRVWITLAIGAIGFGGMFAVYTYLATTLIEVTKVSPATIPFFLALFGIGATLGNLFVPRFADRALMPTAGIILLFAAVALLVFPLAAGNPWLLAIDIFAIGASVSLGAILQTRLMDVAGDAQALAAALNHSAFNTANALGPFLGGLAIREGLGWTSTGPVGAALALLGLLIWAVARRDAGSAPVEVASRGDAAPLAPSLTPDHRSRSAVHRDLPARTSAK
- a CDS encoding DUF3551 domain-containing protein, with translation MRSAWLALIATGTLFVSAQARAQTYDPSYPVCMQIYGQVGYFDCRYTSLEQCRFLAVGRSASCVANPYFSQQRPAPRSKRPG